GAGACAGCCATTGAGAAACTGGAGCCAGACTGTCTCTCAACTTGCTTTATTTTTTGAGGGTAGGCTAAAATTGGATATTACCGTTTAAGGTGATTTCACACTTGACACAGTTTATTGAATATATCCGTTTGATTTTTTATAACTATATATTTCCCGTTGTATAGCGACACAAGCTCGTCTTGATGCTCTATAAAATAATTAAACTCTTTTTCTAATACAGACGCCATTTTCCCATACCTCCTTTACTTATTTACAACTATCTAAACATATTTTAACACATTATGTGTAAAAACTGATAAATCCGGACTTTCAGCTTAGTTAAACAACCAAATCCTTTGCCACCGTTAATATCAATTCCTTCTTATCCATGTTATAGTCCTCTGTCAATATAATTTTTTTTGGCTTCTTTTATGTCTATTTTTGCTTTATGACCATGTTTTTGTAAAAGATATAATAGATTACTGCCATCTAACAGTGTTAAAGGTTTACCTTTAGCAAATTCATATGCATCAGGGCCATAATGTGAAGTTGTAACTATAATCCCTTTTGTTGCCCCTTCGTTCATTACCGTGCCATAAAGATCGCGAACAGAGGAAACCCCGACTACATTCGTGTAACGTTTCGACTGTATGACAATTTTACCACCACGGATTGGGTCTGGATCAAAAGCTATAGCATCAACCCCTCTATCATGGCTTGATTGTGTTATTTTAACTTCACCACCATTTACCTTAAATTCTTCTTCAAATAGTTCCCTGATTAAATGCTCAAAATCTTTCCAATCCATTTCTGCTAAATAGGTTTCAGAATTAATATCATCAGTTACATTATAAGCATCAATAAATCTATCGTCTTCACGATTAATTTTAATTATAGGCGCAACAGGGGTAAGACCTGTTAAGTTTGAACTTCCGACTCCTTTTAACTTCTTAAAACACATTTTTGGATCAACCTGAGATAAATTGATTTCAGAAAATATTTCTTTGTTCGCTTGTAGAGAAATAATACATGCAGTTACTTCTTTTCCTATCCCTTTGTCAATATGTTTTACCAAACCATTAAATGCTACCGATTTAAGTGCATTAATAATGTCTGCATTATATAATTCATGAATAGTACGTAAAGCTATTTGATAAATTGTATTGTCATATAATTTTTGTTGCTCAGTTTCTGACAAACATATAACTTTATATTCTTTTGAAGATTTATTGTATTTAACACCCTTAACATTCGGCAA
This genomic interval from Nitrospirota bacterium contains the following:
- a CDS encoding restriction endonuclease; translation: MEIDSLKSLLLDSLKTNNKFDWNTLKDFSNFEIAKPELSIVKMPNRDDFKYQPNFTLIDKMFLSQKQDKINEANKRYLYDLTAYQHTLSKNKKAYNDALNEADRRYLFDLTAYQHAVSNNKKVYNDSLKEWEEKRDEFIKKQEEHNSKIDKFKQDYFDNISSAISEYCEIILSNSNYPEFITKEYKVFYVEDSGILIVDYFLPAPNILPNVKGVKYNKSSKEYKVICLSETEQQKLYDNTIYQIALRTIHELYNADIINALKSVAFNGLVKHIDKGIGKEVTACIISLQANKEIFSEINLSQVDPKMCFKKLKGVGSSNLTGLTPVAPIIKINREDDRFIDAYNVTDDINSETYLAEMDWKDFEHLIRELFEEEFKVNGGEVKITQSSHDRGVDAIAFDPDPIRGGKIVIQSKRYTNVVGVSSVRDLYGTVMNEGATKGIIVTTSHYGPDAYEFAKGKPLTLLDGSNLLYLLQKHGHKAKIDIKEAKKNYIDRGL